In one window of Candidatus Scalindua sp. DNA:
- a CDS encoding ATP-dependent Clp protease ATP-binding subunit produces MFDKFTDRARKVMALAREEAKRFNHEYIGTEHILLGLVKEGSGVAANVLQNLDIDLKKIRLEVEKIVQSGPDLVSVGQLPFTQRVKKVLEYAMEEAKAMGHNYIGTEHQLLGLLREHEGVAAQVLLNLGAKLEDVREEVIELLGATSAQGAKDKGDKRGKSKTPALDSFGRDLTLQAREQSLDPVIGRQAIIERLIQVLSRRTKNNPVLLGEAGVGKTAIVEGLAQAVVSGGVPELLRDKRIVALDLAMMVAGTKYRGQFEERIKAVMTEVRRVKNVILFIDELHTLVGAGGAEGAIDASNVLKPALSRGEIQCIGATTLDEFRKYIEKDGALERRFQTILVDQPSKEETVEILKGLKGRYESHHRVQITDGAIMAATDLAVRYITGRYLPDKAIDVIDEAGARVRLKATTHPPDLRYIEEEIEKLNKEKDESVALQDFERAAKLRDKADKLKKKKVNIEKEWREKHSEIEGIVDEDVVTEVVSTMTGIPLTRMEEEEAEKLLDLENVLRRTVVAQEEAISAVAKAVRRSRAGLKNPNRPNASFIFIGPSGVGKTLLSKALARFLFGSDDALIQIDMSEYMERHNISRLIGAPPGYVGFEEGGQLTEKIRRRPYAVVLLDEIEKAHPDVFNMLLQVMEEGRLTDSVGRHIDFRNVIIIMTSNIGGDIIKNMASLGFKKTTGKQSYESVREQLSQAVEKHFRPEFINRVNEIVVFRDLEKEDLKKIIEIELEGIRSRLTKYNITISITQEALDYIIEKSYKPHFGARPLHRSIESFIENPLSEEILKKRFKSNDSIIIELRNGKLVFEELAVKDELVSAHLNDDK; encoded by the coding sequence ATGTTTGATAAATTTACGGACAGAGCACGAAAAGTAATGGCACTTGCAAGGGAGGAAGCTAAAAGGTTTAACCATGAGTATATCGGAACCGAGCATATTTTACTTGGTCTGGTTAAAGAGGGTAGCGGTGTTGCTGCAAATGTCTTGCAAAATTTAGATATCGATCTGAAAAAGATTCGTCTTGAAGTAGAGAAGATTGTGCAATCTGGTCCCGATCTTGTTTCAGTCGGTCAGTTGCCGTTTACCCAGAGAGTAAAGAAAGTTCTCGAATATGCCATGGAAGAGGCAAAGGCTATGGGGCATAATTACATTGGAACGGAACATCAGCTTCTTGGTTTGCTGAGAGAACATGAAGGAGTTGCAGCACAGGTATTGTTGAATTTGGGTGCTAAATTGGAAGATGTAAGAGAGGAAGTGATTGAACTTCTGGGTGCAACATCAGCGCAAGGTGCAAAGGATAAGGGGGACAAAAGAGGTAAATCAAAAACCCCGGCTCTCGATTCCTTTGGGCGTGATTTAACGTTGCAGGCCAGGGAACAATCATTAGATCCTGTGATTGGAAGGCAGGCTATTATCGAAAGGCTCATTCAGGTCCTCAGTCGCCGTACAAAGAATAATCCCGTCTTATTAGGAGAAGCGGGAGTAGGGAAAACGGCTATCGTGGAGGGCCTGGCACAAGCTGTGGTCAGCGGTGGAGTTCCCGAGCTGTTGCGTGATAAAAGGATAGTAGCGCTAGATCTTGCAATGATGGTAGCTGGCACAAAATATCGAGGTCAATTTGAAGAAAGAATTAAAGCGGTAATGACAGAGGTTCGCAGGGTAAAGAATGTAATTCTTTTTATTGATGAATTGCATACCCTGGTAGGTGCGGGTGGCGCAGAAGGTGCGATAGATGCTTCCAACGTTCTTAAACCGGCGCTTTCTCGGGGAGAAATACAATGCATAGGTGCTACGACTCTTGATGAATTTAGAAAATATATAGAAAAAGATGGTGCCCTTGAGAGAAGATTTCAGACGATTTTAGTTGATCAGCCTTCAAAGGAGGAAACGGTTGAAATTCTTAAAGGGCTAAAAGGAAGGTATGAATCTCATCACAGGGTCCAGATAACAGATGGTGCCATAATGGCTGCGACGGACCTTGCAGTACGGTACATTACCGGCAGATATCTTCCTGATAAAGCTATAGACGTTATCGATGAGGCAGGTGCCCGTGTCAGGTTAAAAGCGACAACCCATCCTCCGGATTTAAGGTATATCGAGGAGGAGATAGAGAAGCTTAACAAGGAGAAAGACGAGTCTGTTGCATTGCAAGATTTTGAAAGAGCAGCAAAACTGCGAGACAAAGCAGACAAATTGAAAAAGAAAAAGGTGAACATTGAAAAAGAGTGGCGTGAGAAACATTCAGAAATTGAAGGTATAGTAGATGAGGATGTTGTAACTGAAGTTGTTTCAACTATGACTGGAATACCACTAACACGAATGGAGGAAGAGGAAGCTGAGAAATTACTTGATCTTGAAAATGTTCTCCGCAGAACGGTTGTAGCCCAGGAGGAAGCGATTAGTGCTGTCGCAAAGGCTGTGAGAAGGTCGCGTGCCGGTTTAAAGAATCCAAACAGACCGAATGCCAGCTTTATCTTTATTGGGCCTTCAGGTGTGGGGAAGACGCTTCTGTCGAAGGCCCTGGCCAGGTTTTTGTTTGGTTCTGATGACGCGTTGATTCAAATAGATATGTCAGAATATATGGAGAGACATAATATATCCAGATTGATTGGTGCTCCTCCTGGTTATGTTGGATTTGAGGAAGGTGGTCAGTTGACTGAAAAGATAAGGAGAAGGCCTTATGCCGTTGTTCTCCTTGATGAGATAGAGAAAGCGCATCCTGATGTTTTCAATATGCTGTTGCAGGTTATGGAAGAAGGTCGTTTGACAGACAGTGTCGGACGTCATATTGATTTTCGTAATGTAATTATCATTATGACTTCAAATATTGGCGGGGATATTATCAAGAATATGGCGTCTTTGGGATTTAAGAAAACTACCGGGAAACAATCTTATGAATCTGTCCGGGAGCAGTTGTCGCAAGCGGTTGAAAAACATTTTCGTCCTGAATTTATCAACAGGGTTAATGAGATCGTAGTGTTTAGAGATCTTGAGAAGGAGGATCTGAAAAAGATTATTGAGATAGAGCTCGAAGGGATACGGTCGAGACTAACCAAATACAATATAACAATATCGATTACACAGGAAGCACTTGATTATATCATTGAAAAAAGCTATAAACCACATTTCGGGGCAAGACCACTGCACAGAAGTATTGAAAGTTTTATAGAAAACCCTCTCTCAGAGGAGATTCTTAAAAAAAGATTTAAGAGTAACGATTCTATTATAATAGAGTTGCGGAACGGGAAACTGGTTTTTGAAGAGCTGGCAGTTAAGGATGAATTGGTTTCTGCTCATCTCAATGACGACAAATAA
- a CDS encoding peptidoglycan DD-metalloendopeptidase family protein encodes MNFISEKDVSIIVVLFILLETLSGCSTPHEHSTTPPLKFHDELDSLRTQTASSGSTKYTIKKGDTLWKIGYNFGVSPDTIINNNHISDVTKIKPGQVLIIPAGIPSYTKTTPSEKTVLDESEEPFIWPLQGKILTNFDQWIDGGKSTGIDIEAVNGQSVKASRGGIVALTSDTPDGWGKVIVLQHNDGSYTWYAHTSQILVKKNDTIKQGQVIAMAGSTGRAEQDKLHFKIFLHGVPVNPSYYLQ; translated from the coding sequence ATGAACTTTATCTCTGAAAAAGATGTTTCCATCATTGTTGTCCTCTTTATTTTGCTGGAAACTTTATCAGGGTGTTCAACACCACATGAGCACAGTACTACACCCCCTTTAAAATTTCATGATGAACTGGACTCATTACGGACTCAAACCGCTTCGTCCGGCTCTACAAAGTATACAATTAAGAAGGGTGATACTTTATGGAAAATAGGATATAATTTTGGTGTTTCTCCAGACACTATTATCAATAATAACCATATAAGTGATGTAACAAAGATTAAACCTGGGCAGGTCCTCATTATTCCAGCAGGCATACCATCATACACGAAAACAACACCATCTGAAAAAACAGTGCTAGATGAATCAGAAGAACCTTTTATATGGCCTTTGCAGGGAAAAATATTAACTAATTTTGATCAATGGATTGATGGCGGCAAAAGTACCGGCATTGATATAGAAGCCGTTAATGGGCAGTCAGTAAAAGCTTCAAGAGGAGGAATTGTTGCGTTAACCTCTGACACTCCGGATGGCTGGGGTAAAGTTATTGTACTCCAGCACAACGATGGTTCGTACACGTGGTATGCACACACTTCCCAGATTCTCGTCAAGAAAAATGATACTATCAAACAAGGACAGGTGATAGCAATGGCTGGCAGCACAGGGAGAGCAGAACAAGACAAGCTCCACTTTAAAATCTTTCTCCATGGTGTGCCAGTAAATCCATCATATTACCTGCAATAA
- the ispD gene encoding 2-C-methyl-D-erythritol 4-phosphate cytidylyltransferase: MKADKRKPYLVLGGKPIIFHTLDKFFQLPAIKEIILVVNKDDISSVTEKWSNKLKNYNVSKIIPGGKRRQDSVYEGLLQMNADTEIVLVHDGVRPIVSRNTIEIVIEKAYEIGAAIVATPMKSTVKKTDPELNIIETIPRHNLWMAQTPQGFRRNIILNAYDKIRNTDIEFTDDAEVVERSGHTVKIVSGSDDNIKITTREDLRLAESLLLIS; this comes from the coding sequence ATGAAGGCGGATAAGCGGAAACCATACTTAGTGCTAGGTGGAAAACCTATCATCTTCCATACATTAGATAAATTTTTTCAACTACCAGCAATCAAAGAAATTATCCTTGTGGTAAACAAAGATGATATCTCTTCGGTTACTGAAAAATGGTCAAATAAACTCAAGAATTACAACGTTTCGAAGATTATTCCCGGAGGAAAGAGGAGACAAGACAGCGTCTACGAAGGACTTCTCCAGATGAATGCTGACACAGAGATCGTATTAGTACACGACGGTGTAAGGCCAATTGTAAGCAGAAATACAATAGAAATCGTGATCGAAAAAGCATATGAGATTGGTGCTGCTATCGTAGCGACACCAATGAAATCAACGGTAAAAAAGACTGATCCAGAACTCAATATTATCGAAACAATACCGAGACACAATCTATGGATGGCGCAGACACCGCAAGGTTTCCGGAGAAACATTATCCTCAATGCCTATGATAAAATCAGGAATACGGACATTGAATTTACAGACGATGCTGAGGTTGTTGAAAGAAGCGGACACACGGTAAAGATCGTCTCAGGAAGCGACGATAACATTAAAATTACCACACGTGAAGATCTGAGGCTGGCAGAATCATTGCTATTAATATCTTAA
- a CDS encoding HIT domain-containing protein codes for MKNLWAPWRKEYILGEKEECCFLCEALGDNQDRKNLILYRGKESFCILNKYPYNSGHAMVVPNRHIKELSNLSNSEMLELLTIASNVKDILSKKMNPEGFNIGMNLGKVAGAGVEDHIHLHIVPRWNGDTNFMPVIADTKVIPQSLEDLFKELESLF; via the coding sequence ATGAAAAATTTGTGGGCACCTTGGAGAAAGGAATATATTTTGGGCGAAAAAGAAGAGTGCTGCTTTCTCTGTGAGGCATTGGGTGATAATCAAGACCGGAAAAATTTGATCCTGTACAGAGGCAAGGAGAGCTTTTGCATTCTTAACAAATACCCTTACAATAGCGGACATGCCATGGTGGTACCGAACAGGCACATTAAGGAATTATCCAATTTAAGCAATTCAGAGATGCTAGAACTTTTAACCATTGCCAGTAATGTGAAAGATATCCTGTCGAAAAAGATGAATCCCGAGGGTTTTAATATAGGAATGAACCTAGGAAAAGTTGCTGGGGCTGGGGTGGAAGATCACATACACTTACATATTGTTCCACGGTGGAATGGCGACACCAACTTTATGCCCGTTATCGCTGATACAAAAGTAATACCCCAATCTCTAGAAGATTTGTTCAAGGAATTAGAAAGCCTGTTTTAA
- a CDS encoding SHOCT domain-containing protein, with translation MSFKNVCIIILLVVFLGSAGCLNLGNTGSKNSNQGSSLDVYNKGKSYVKIKEQRVKKREQTTYFDHPKHLNSDYVTSVMSSVFFKERGIKGWGKEQNVFQESELLNLLPHVIGALAKASPTQYILVNSNYSKGKSRFLKTELYTIFALFVSNEKLNIRFSRIQYVPVLESDDDGIFTGNKIVFTDPFSLKNNPSWKLIPRPGQHLKEGYSNWLIIDLEKGAFYKEEKKSEALLNSETGGGRIQDKPETQRMYEEHRTPTFRGEEKTSIKDQLLELKELEKTGLITSEDYERRKEEILVGKQEKSIKDKFIELRNLNEDGYIGDIDYEREKREILDEYKVTGDKIKEVLAEYLELRDEGFITDGDYEYIKKKLLKGF, from the coding sequence ATGTCGTTTAAGAACGTATGCATTATTATTTTGCTTGTTGTTTTCCTGGGTTCAGCAGGATGTTTAAATCTGGGGAATACCGGAAGTAAAAATTCAAATCAGGGTTCAAGTCTTGACGTATATAACAAAGGGAAATCATATGTCAAGATTAAAGAGCAGAGGGTCAAAAAAAGAGAACAAACAACCTATTTTGACCATCCAAAACATCTGAACAGTGACTATGTAACCAGTGTAATGTCGTCTGTTTTCTTCAAGGAAAGAGGTATCAAAGGATGGGGGAAAGAGCAAAACGTTTTTCAGGAAAGCGAATTATTGAATTTGCTTCCTCATGTAATTGGCGCATTGGCCAAGGCATCTCCTACACAATATATCCTCGTAAATTCAAATTATTCAAAAGGAAAAAGTAGATTCCTAAAGACTGAACTGTACACAATCTTTGCTCTGTTTGTTTCGAATGAAAAGTTGAATATTAGGTTTTCAAGAATTCAGTATGTGCCCGTTTTGGAAAGTGATGATGATGGTATCTTTACGGGTAACAAGATAGTTTTCACAGATCCTTTTAGTTTGAAGAACAATCCTTCCTGGAAACTAATCCCCCGACCTGGTCAACACCTTAAGGAAGGATATAGTAATTGGCTTATCATTGATTTAGAGAAAGGGGCCTTTTATAAAGAAGAGAAGAAAAGTGAAGCCTTGTTGAACAGCGAGACGGGTGGTGGGCGTATTCAAGACAAACCAGAGACTCAGCGTATGTATGAGGAACACAGGACTCCAACTTTCAGGGGAGAGGAGAAAACAAGTATTAAAGATCAATTGCTGGAACTAAAGGAGTTGGAAAAAACAGGCCTGATAACAAGCGAAGATTATGAGCGGAGGAAGGAAGAGATTTTAGTTGGAAAACAGGAGAAAAGTATCAAAGATAAATTTATTGAGCTACGCAATTTAAATGAAGATGGGTATATAGGCGATATCGATTATGAACGTGAGAAGAGAGAGATTTTAGATGAGTATAAGGTGACCGGGGATAAAATAAAAGAAGTTCTCGCCGAATACCTGGAGTTGCGTGATGAAGGTTTTATAACTGACGGTGACTATGAATATATAAAGAAGAAACTATTAAAGGGGTTTTAA
- the radA gene encoding DNA repair protein RadA encodes MSKLNIIYVCQECGWNSHKWMGRCSSCGEWDTMIEEKYGISYNPKQPRFYSEKPVPLSNVKVVNKLRIKTEIDEFDRILGGGIVKGSAVLIGGTPGIGKSTILLQVCQQIGKQGFVSLYITGEESIGQLKLRAERISVTSDHIFLVAENNLPAIFEHIKEIKPTLVIIDSIQTMFNPDIGSAPGTVSQVRQCAHELIYMAKKAGSSVFFAGHVTKQGAIAGPKVLEHLVDTVLYFEGERFMFYRVLRVVKNRFGSTNEIGIFEMSRNGLKEVKNPSEIFLSTKQELHSGSTVISCIEGTRALLVEVQSLVTKSNFGIPERKVSGVDYNRVAMIMAVLQKRIGILLGSYDIFVNVVGGVKVEEPAADLGIAIAIVSSFRDKEIPSHSVFIGELGLGGEVRGVNQFDTRIKEAEKLGFRSIYFPKDNDREISGSKTLKMQNIASLREAIDKIW; translated from the coding sequence ATGTCTAAATTGAATATTATATATGTCTGTCAGGAATGTGGCTGGAATTCTCATAAATGGATGGGGAGGTGTTCCAGTTGTGGGGAGTGGGATACTATGATAGAAGAGAAGTATGGAATCTCATATAACCCAAAACAGCCCAGGTTTTATAGCGAAAAACCGGTCCCCTTATCAAATGTAAAAGTAGTCAACAAGCTGAGAATAAAAACTGAGATTGATGAATTCGATAGAATACTTGGCGGAGGAATTGTAAAAGGTTCAGCAGTCCTGATTGGTGGAACACCTGGTATTGGAAAATCGACAATTCTTTTGCAGGTGTGCCAGCAAATAGGTAAACAGGGATTTGTGTCATTGTATATAACAGGGGAGGAATCAATCGGACAACTTAAATTACGTGCCGAAAGAATTTCTGTGACATCTGACCACATTTTTTTGGTTGCAGAAAACAATCTACCTGCTATTTTTGAACACATAAAGGAGATAAAGCCAACACTCGTTATCATAGATTCAATACAGACAATGTTCAATCCGGATATTGGATCAGCGCCAGGAACGGTATCGCAGGTAAGGCAATGTGCACATGAACTCATATATATGGCAAAAAAGGCCGGTTCTTCTGTTTTTTTTGCCGGACATGTGACAAAGCAAGGTGCAATAGCCGGACCTAAAGTCCTGGAACATTTAGTAGATACGGTTTTATACTTTGAAGGGGAGAGATTTATGTTTTACCGAGTGCTTCGGGTAGTAAAAAACCGATTTGGATCAACAAACGAGATTGGAATTTTTGAAATGAGCCGAAATGGGCTGAAAGAGGTTAAAAATCCCTCTGAAATTTTTCTGTCAACGAAACAGGAATTACATTCAGGGTCTACGGTTATCTCTTGCATTGAAGGAACAAGAGCCTTACTTGTCGAGGTTCAATCACTAGTAACAAAATCAAATTTCGGTATTCCGGAACGTAAGGTGAGCGGTGTCGATTATAACCGTGTTGCTATGATAATGGCCGTGTTACAAAAAAGAATTGGAATTCTATTAGGGAGTTATGATATCTTTGTCAATGTTGTGGGTGGTGTAAAGGTTGAGGAGCCTGCTGCGGACCTCGGAATAGCAATTGCGATTGTGTCAAGTTTCAGGGATAAGGAGATTCCGAGTCATTCCGTTTTTATTGGAGAGTTAGGGCTTGGTGGTGAGGTGAGAGGTGTTAACCAGTTTGATACAAGAATAAAAGAAGCTGAGAAACTCGGATTTAGAAGCATATATTTCCCTAAAGATAATGATAGAGAGATTTCAGGATCAAAAACGCTCAAAATGCAGAATATCGCTTCTCTCAGGGAAGCGATTGATAAGATCTGGTAG
- a CDS encoding SHOCT domain-containing protein — protein sequence MKIQKYVCVKVVVLFMTIFLLAGCMFNKPVKKSNIVGATIQEQGISVELREELDENDTVIKKNFNHPYYFTNEGLNKILSSVFFRQRGLLSGKGRKRLFRMEELQKIVPPIMNAFAMATDSQDILVLSSSHKILLTDNQSYFSMFIKNEELNIVFGSIHSKKSYNDSKAFAGRNTNKLEDPLDAKGSSFWSLIPMGGQRLHKGHKNWLIIDLSNDMFGVTGDTEIETGEKSPMRNISSTGSKLVTDERLVEEKKKYQGVREKLRGLKDLKDEGLISEEDYEVKKKELLGEF from the coding sequence ATGAAAATACAAAAATACGTTTGTGTTAAGGTTGTTGTTTTATTTATGACGATTTTTTTGTTAGCTGGGTGTATGTTTAACAAGCCGGTTAAAAAAAGCAATATAGTTGGGGCCACAATTCAGGAACAGGGAATATCCGTTGAATTGCGGGAAGAGCTCGATGAGAACGATACGGTTATAAAAAAGAACTTTAACCATCCCTATTATTTTACTAATGAAGGGTTGAACAAGATCCTTTCTTCTGTTTTCTTTAGGCAAAGAGGCTTATTGTCTGGTAAAGGGAGAAAAAGGTTATTCAGGATGGAGGAGTTACAAAAGATTGTGCCTCCAATCATGAATGCATTTGCAATGGCTACCGATTCACAAGATATTTTAGTGCTTTCTTCTTCGCACAAGATTCTCTTGACAGACAATCAAAGCTATTTTAGTATGTTTATAAAAAATGAAGAGCTTAACATCGTTTTCGGCTCAATCCATAGCAAGAAGAGCTATAACGACTCGAAAGCGTTTGCCGGGAGAAATACAAATAAGTTGGAAGACCCTCTTGATGCAAAAGGGAGCTCTTTCTGGAGTTTAATACCTATGGGAGGTCAAAGGCTTCATAAAGGGCATAAAAATTGGCTCATAATTGATCTCAGTAACGATATGTTTGGTGTTACTGGCGATACAGAAATCGAAACTGGTGAAAAGAGCCCCATGAGGAATATCTCATCAACGGGAAGCAAACTGGTTACTGATGAAAGACTTGTAGAAGAAAAGAAAAAGTATCAGGGCGTACGGGAAAAACTGCGGGGTTTAAAAGACCTGAAAGACGAAGGGCTCATATCTGAAGAAGATTATGAGGTGAAAAAAAAGGAACTGTTGGGTGAATTTTAA